The following is a genomic window from Pyricularia oryzae 70-15 chromosome 5, whole genome shotgun sequence.
GAGTCTGGGTTCGTGGGGCTGGTCCAGACACAAGCGTCCTCAACCGGGACATTGAGGGGGTTGACGTAGAACTGGCCGCTGGTGGGAGAGCCCTTCCAGAAGTAcgacttcttggcgtcgggGTTTGTGAGCGTGTACTTCTGGCCGGGCAAGGTCTCGAGGGGAATCGACATCTGTTCGTTGCCCGGGTAGTCTGTTTGGCAGACTGCGACTGTGCCGGGAAGGTTGTTCTGGACGAAGACGCCGCCGGCACCCGCTGTGCACAAGGTCTTGACCTCGGGCCTGGTGAGCTCAAGGAAGCCTTCGGCGTTGCACCAAAGACCACCAATAGACTGTCCAGTTGCACCCTGCGAAGTCTCTGGCCACTGGGTCTTCTGGTAACCGTTGGGGCATGCATACGAGCAAAAGCAGTTCGGTGTGCAGCCTCCCGAAACGGTCTGGTGAAGGGTGGCGATCATGGTGCCGGGGGTCCACTTCTTCTCATCAGGCTGCATGATGCTGGCCCAGCCGCCGATTCCAAGCCAGTCAAGAGGCCTTGCGCCGTACTCAGTAGGCAGCGACGAACAAGGGATCGTGCCGTTGGGGAAGGGGGCATCCAGGCCCGTGGGAGTGGAGGTGTTCGAGCTCGGAGGAGCGGTCGAGGTAGGCTTGGGTGCCTCGGAGGACGATGAAGAGGAGGTCGGCTTCTGCTCAACGAAGATGGCAGCTTGAGTGGTTGACTTCGGCGcggggggcggcggcggcgagaagACTGGCTCGGACTCGCCGACCACAAGGTAACGGCCATCAGCGAGaccggccttggcctcatCGGCGCTGATGGTCTTGCCATCTATAACATAGGTGGTCTCGGTCGGGCCCTGCTCGTACTTGACGACCACCTCGGGGGAGCGCTTCGCGACGTCCCTCTTGGCGTGCAGGTGACGGTGATGGTTGGCATGCTGAGCCTCAGCGACTCCCGCGATGAGCGTGGCCGCGAGGGTGAGATGGGCGAGTCCCTTCATCGTGAAATGAGTTCAAGGAAAGAACTGGTTGCACAATCAAGGGGATCAGGGGGGGCGCGTTTTGCCGGGAAATGTATGCTCTTCGTAGCTGTTGGGTGCTAACAGGTAGTAAGAGCaacaaggtacctaggtagctaggtagaattttttcttgtttcttgcTACTTCACAAAAAGAGTGTTTGTTTCTGTCCGTATGCTTTCAATCGTCGCGATCCCAAAAAGAGTGTGGTAGGAAGATGAATCTCCCTGTTGGAGGTAGGAATCAACGCGTAGGAGCGGTTAGCGGAAGAAGATCAAAACGAAGGTAGCGTAGACATTTTGGGGGGTTTATGTTTGTTAAGGGTGAAGTGGGCAGGAAAATGAGGGCAGCGATTCGGGGGGGGTAGCATTGGCCAAACATGAGAGAGGGTCGAAACGAGATTAGACCAAGTCTTAGCGTATGGACTTGGCAGGAACGGGGCGGGCGGTTACTGCTGCACACTGCAGGAACCAAGAGGCCTGCCGGAATTGAAAATCGGGCCCGCCCTGAATTTGGCCAGAACGACCAGGGAATTTGTGTGCCTTCCTCACCCAAAAACCTACATCCCGGCACATGGCAAAGTGGCTGTGATATCCACGGCATCCACTTTAACCTCTTGAATTTGCTGGGTGCAAAATCTGGTTGAGTCCCAGACCCTGATTTGTTCCTTGGCCATGTCATAAACTCTACTATGCTGATGCAATTGAACTGAAAACTGCGTCAAAGTGCGCTGTTTGGTGCATCTAGAAGCCAGCAAAAAGTGGACGCGGCCACACTACTGTAGCAATGTGGGCTCGGAGGCGTTCATTGTCCAAGTCAGGGGCAAAAAAATgtcgaagaaaaaagaagacgaaGAAGAAATACAAAGTAGATAGGCAAGGATAGAAAACCCGAGTTGAGATCTTACTGCACTGTACTTTACTGTGCTTCTCCTGATCCCACCTTGTCGGTTTGAATGGTTGATTAATTAAAATAGCGCCCGGGATGCCACGAAAGCACCCCGGAAAGTGGGTGGCCAAGTCGACCACCGTAATTTGCAAAGTCATTTGCGTGTATTTGTTCCACATGGGGCATTTGTTGGCAGCGGCGATAAACGAAGGCATGCACATTTACATACTGTTGTGCCTGTCTGTCATGTCTATTCATTCCGTACCAATAGTTTCTTCTCTCGCCTGTCAATGTGTCGCCAAGGGGTCAAAAAGCTTGCCCAGCCTAACTAGTCTACCTAGGTAAATCGGTACTGTGCTAGCCTTGGACCCGCCCACATTCGCGCAAAGATGATTTGTTTCTTGTGATCTTTTGTGACAGGTTTCGCTGTTTTCAGGTTTTGCGCTATGGTGAGCCAGTAGCGCTTCAGGAATTAGAGGTTAGCTTCCACTCCTTTACGGTACAACATCGTCGCTTGTGGAGCCGAAGGTTGTAGAGTAAGgagatacctacctatgtacgAAGAGCGAGCAACACTTGGCTAGTCCCCGTTTTTCCCTGGATCCGAGGGCGGGGAGCCTCCTCGCCGTCTGCGTGTGCCGGCTTTGTTCTCGGCGCCCCTCAGCCAGCGAACCACCTCCTGAACGCCATGATTTAGGGGGCGTTGTCTTGGTATACTCCGTACCCCAAGGGCCCAACCTAGGTATTCATTGTGGATTCGACACGTTGCAGATGCATTCGGTCGTCTTCTTTCAATTCTCTCACATTTCATGTACAGTATTCATCATCGTTGTGCGCCGTTTCCGTTTCCATCAAATCTACTCTCTGGTTCACGCCACGCCCAGGTAAATTTGTACTGGAGACGGTTTTGTGGAAACTACTTACTGCCCAAGCCAATCATTTCCTGTGCTGTGCCGTGTACTAAGTATCCCTGAATCCCTCATAGTATTCATTTTTTACACGGAGACTAGCTGGGCCCAGACGcatcttttctttgtttttgtttttttttccttcgtgtgcgtctgtctgtctgtctggggGGTTTCTCTGCTCTCTCTCTCATTGATCTTTATTTGACCTCCAAATCATTGAAGAATATATAATCAGATGGTCCCATATATCTTCAAGCAGTAACTCGGGTAAGTCCACGTGTGGGAGCGAATAGCGGTGAGTATTTGACCAATACACCTACGTACCTATGTTGAGGAACATCGCGAAAATCGCTCAGATCGATCTGAGATATAGCCTCTCTTCTGGTCTAGTCCCAAAGGGGGAACTCGAGTCTTCAATTTACACGGAGTGGTGGAGGTTGAAGTGTACATATGCCCATACGGAGTTTGAGAGAGAAGATGCAAATTGACGTAGGTCGCGCGCGACTGTGCCACCCAATTGTTTCCTGTTTGCCACCAAGCCCGGTTGTGCCAGGACCATAATTAATTACTCCAAATTGTTTTCCCAGACCAACAACCAACATGGACGGACTACCATCAGATACGATCCCTCGCAGAACAATCAGGTTCTTGAAGATAATTCCACTAGAAAAACCTAGTTAAAGTTCCTAAAATTTGTCAATAATGCTACTAAAGTGTTTTGATTATCGAGATTGCCATTTTTAGACACCTTTGGTCCTCTTGCCATGGATTGCCCTAGACATGACTGACGCCTGGAATGCCGTTGGAATCCAACACAGAAATCCCAATTTGATGCGTTAATGCTTCTGTATCGGGGGAAATGGTCATGGAATATTAGGTAGTCTAGAACGTGACAAAGGCCACAGACAAGTAGATGACGCCATGGAATGGAAGGCCTGCGCGGGCACGACGTTTGGATCGAAAAGTGCCAGGTGGGAGCCCAGAGATTCAATGGCCAATAATTCTTCACGTCAGCCCCTGTCAGCCACAGGCTCTCAAAAGACACAACAAAAGCCTTGGCTCACCGTCAGAAAATGTCCTAATCGGGGCGAAAAATCGAGAACGACTTAATAAGCACCATCAAGGAACAGCGCCAATCGAGAGTGCTCAGCCACCAGAACAAAGGTACAGAGGTCAAAAGCTTCAATAGTGAGCGGCACAGCAAGGCAATTTCCCAGGAAACAGACAGACTGTGATAATACGGGATACGGGATGGTTTTTTATGTATTCCCTGTGGTGGTCTCCAACTAGGAAATATTACGGATCTGTTTGTCAATTATTGCTGTAGTATACACCTATACACGCCTACGGGGTGGTACGGAGTAAGTAAGTTAGTTGGTGAGGTCAGCTAAGGTGCATGCATGTCAGAAGTGGCTACACTATCAATTACTGTCTCCCTCGCCTTCgaagatggatggatggatgacaAAGACATTAGCCCTGGGGCTAATTGCCTAGGGCGAAAATGATTATTTAGCATCTATCACGGTACCGGTACAGCTGACTTGTCACGAGGTTTGCCTCCAGCTTAGGGGAGCACATGGCGAACACATAAGtagcttacctacctacctagctatcTAAAGTATTGTAACCATGTAGGTACTTACTTAAAGAGGTAGATAGGCATATGAGGTAGTCAACTATACTAGGTATAAGAAAGATGAAGCAGCTGCAGCCCGACAGTAGGTAGTCTTTGCTGTGAGAAAAGAGACTGCGGTACAGGGATACTGACTGACATCGGTGCACTTCTGTGTCGTCCCACAAGTGAATGTCCACCAAATACGGCACATACGATCATGATGGGTAACAGTAGGTTCCATTAAggtagtaggtaggtaggagcTGAACGGACAGGCTGAAAAGCCGAACTAGGTGCCTGGCAATTGTGTGGTACTGCAAGGTAGGCAGACACCTACCTGCACTGCTAGCCAGCATGTTGCAGACGTCAAGCATTCCATTCGTGACGGGATTTGACCAATCAAATGTGTTCAAGGTTGGGGTGGATCGACGCCTGGGTGCTCCACAATCCGTAGCATCACCGCAAAGGGGCCACAAAAACAATCAATGACAGGACCCGGCAGGTGTGTTGAACGATGTAGGTTGTACCCAGGAAGCACCGCCATCTGGTTGTCCCGCTTCTTCATGCTTCCCTCATAATTCAATTCAATCCATCAGCCTCCTTCGCCATCACCACTTTTATCGAAGCGGGCGGAACGAGAGACTGTCACACCTGAATCCATTACACACCCAACAAATCGTATCCCGACCTCGACTGCAGGGCGGCTACATACTTTTTTGTCACTGGAgtgattttttttggcgCAATTCGCACAGACGCTTCAatttgagttttttttttttttttttatctttcttttcctcaaCCCTTGTATCCTCGCCCGGCCTTTTTCATATTTTTTTCTGGGCCAGAGGGATAACACGCTGGATCCGTTCTTTTTCGCGACAAGCTCTCGCCACGACTCCAGCCACACCTCGAAAAGTCGCAGTCACAGTCCTAGTCCCAGTCCGTCCCGTCGCCAAACGATGCGACAAGCTCGGGTGATAACACCCTGACTGGCGATTGATTGGTTGAACAACAGAGAATCacaacaaaaataaaatcgaCCTCGCTGGGCCCGGTCGCGCGCGCCACGGCCCTGCCGCCCATGGCATCCgacaaaggccccgtcgcaACCGAGGCTGCGTTTGCGACTCCTCCTGCGacccaggccgccgccgccgccgccatcaacGCTGCAGAGCTGTTTGCTTCGGAGTCCGGGAGATCTGGCTCGCTCAAGAGGGCCCGAGAGGTAACCCCCACCTCGCCAGCCTCAGTAGCCGCCACGCTTCCCAATTCCGATCTCTCGCCTTCCAAAATACAGCGACTCGGCTTCGCAGCTAGACACTCGCCAGCGCCTTTGACGGGTGCCCTCGCCGTAGAAGAAGAGAGGTTGCGCAGGGAAGAGGAGGCTAGACACGCCGACGCTGTCAGCGACAACCCCAGTCGGCGCGTTTTGGACACCTTGAGATCTGCCACCATGGAGATGAGTCGAGCACAAGATGCCCCCGAGGCACCAGCTACGACAGTTGGTCAGGATGCGCCGGCCGATGCCAGCCACCAGGTCCCAATTCCCGCCTTGAGTCCACACAAACCCGATGTGCCGGTAGACACGAGCCCTCAACCTCAGGGCGCAAACCACAATCCGAACGAGGGCGGTGCGCACCTCGTCGTCGACAGCCCTGCGCCCATGGATGTTGACCAGCGCAACGAGCAGCAGGCTGGTGGCTTTGTCGCACAATCCGATGAGCAAGCTCCGGAGAAACACACAGCATACTCATACCCTGGCATCCAATCTCCAAGTGCTGCCATGGCCGCTCCACCTCCACCTCCGCGGGGTATGAGTCTTCCCATGAACACAACACAACATGCGGACATTGCCCCGAGGTCACCGTCCTCCAAGAAGCACAAGTGTCCCTACTGCAACACGGAATTTACGAGACACCATAACCTGAAGAGTCACCTACTCACTCATAGCCAAGAGAAGCCATATATGTGCAACACATGCCAAATGCGCTTCCGCCGGTTGCATGACCTAAAACGGCACAGCAAACTTCATACTGGAGAAAAGCCACACGTATGTCCTAACTGTGACCGTAGTTTTGCGCGGGGTGATGCTTTAGCACGCCATGCCAAGGGAGTCGGTGGCTGTGCAAGCCGTAGGGCCAGCATGGGCAGCTTTGGCGCCGGTGACGGAGTCGATGAATCGGCGGTGCATGAAGGCGATGACAGCATGATGTCGGGCGTCATGTACGAGGCGAACGATACAGCGATGTCGGAAGATGACCGCAGGCGGCTCAGTATGACAACCACCATCAAGCCCGCGCACGCAGCTGCGGGCCACACGTCAGATAATTTTGGTCATCAGAGTCGTCCACTAGCGAGACAAGGTACTGCTGGAGGTTAGTACCCCCTTTGATAATGCGGTGGTCCCAGAGACACTGCTGGAACCCAGCCTGGCTGCCAGCGCAGCCTTGGCCACGGCCAGGACCAAGTATGAGAGGTTACGGGAGCCCGCACATCTCATTTCATACACATTTTTTTACCCGTATTCACTTGTATAAGTACACGAAGCTCACGTTGGAGTTGAGAAGGTATTACCGAAAGTCCCAAACCATTAAGCCCCGGCAGTGCGCTCGCTGCGCAGTTGGGCCAAGATCCGGCTCAAAACAGTCAGCGTTCCCCGAGCTTGACCACGCATGTGGCACAGCAAGCCTACAACCGACGGCAAACAGACTCCAGTCAAGGTACCGTCAATTCAGCCGACACCCCTCAAGTCAAATCCAATGCTCTGTGTGCTAACTCGATCAATAATCAGCTGGAgttgcggctgctgctggtggcccAATCAATCACCAGTCAGGAGCTCACTCACGGACGTCAAGCGGTCCGAGCCATGTGCCGAGTGGTGGGAATGGCGAGAGCTCAAATAACCTTTTCAGTACGGGCGACAATACCACTATATGGTCATATATACAGTCGGTCGACAGCAAATGGGAAGCAGCTTTCAAGCAGATGCAAGATCGCATGGTCGTCCTCGAAGCTGCCAAAGCGGGCTCTGATGCTCAGGTCATCTTTTTGGAGAACAAATTTACACAGATGGAAGGCAAGAATGCACAGCTCGAGAACCAGGTCGCGCAACTTATTGAGGAGGTCAACAATCTGCGCCAGCGACTGGCAATGCCGCAGCAGCTTGCCGAGGAACTTAACGCACTACGACCGCATATATCAGTTTCGAGGGATGTGCACACTCCTGAGGCGGGCCAGCAGCAACACAACGAGGTGGAGCAAGAACAGCAGCATCTCGAGGCAatccagcagcaacaacccgAGGCACAAATTCCTGCTCAACCTCAATCTGTAGAGGAGATGGATTTGGCTGCGCTCAAGGAGTAGGCATCCTGCGGCGGCTGTCATTTGCTGGTCGATGCTTAGAAATAGGCGTTTACATCCCATAGAGCACGTAGAGAACAAAAGCCTCTCTCGTCGTGTGTTATCTGGGTTTCATTCTCAGCTGTCATTGTAATTGTAATCTTTTTATTCCCTTTACCCTCACACCATGTAcctttgccctttttttcaGCAATGTCGATATATCCCTTGATTTCACATTTCCCGGACCAAGGCATCATTCACCATTTGGGGGACGGAGCGAGGAGGAAGCGAGTGTAAATAAAAGCCGGGTGGCGTTATGGGAGAAGGTGGCTTTCAAGCTTTGCGACCCATTCTTTTGCTTTGCGATTTTctagcttttttttcttttttttttcttttttggaacTCGATTGTGAGAATAGCAAGAGGTGCTGATGTGTCTTGTGCACCAGCAGGTTGAGATGCATGATTATGAACTTGAGACAGAAGAATAGGAAGGGCTCTACGATTCAATGGAAGTGCTCTTACCTGCAAGCCATTACTTAGGTAGCTTGGAGCTCTCATGCTGCTCTCGCCTGTAGCCCAACCTGGTCATACTTGCTTGTTTCCTGGCTGTGTTCTTCCCCCTCATGTTTTGAAATGCACCAAGGTTATCACTCAAAAGTACTGCTGGGCTGTGTGGATCAAATGGCAGCACGGCAGTACTACCCGAGGAGATGTTCACTACACCAAAGCCAACCAGGCTATCTATGATGTGTCTGGCTCCAGGACGGAGCAACAAAGTGTGCGTTGCCCTCCTCTGCAATGACGTTAACCAAAGTCAATGGGCTATCATGCGAGTCTCTTAGTTAGCTGTTAACTGAAGTGTATGTAGCACACCCCATCGGAACGAAACATACTTGTTCCGATACCAACCAATGCTCTACTTTTTACTTTGCGGTGTCCATCTTAGTGCCATACCACCCAGAAGCTTGCACTATGAAGCATCCATGACGGAGAAACTTTGTTGTTCTAGCGCTGGACATAGTGTGATATAATCAGATGCATACACAAAGACAAGGCGAAGAAACCAGTATCGCCTATCCAAGTATTCCAATGGTTGCATCTTTACAACTCCTCCGAGTCAACAAACCTCATATCCTCCTGACGATCCTTGAAATAGACGTGCTTGTTCTGGTCGTACAGTTCCTGAAGCTTCTGGCAATATAGCTTCCACAGCTCCTCGACGCGTGGCTCAATGTTACCGCTACCCCGAAACTGCTCAACCTTGATAGGCTCACCAACAACAACGTTGATCGGCCGCCGCTGAGGAAGGACTCCAAAGTCATAGTTGAAGACGCCCCTTCCCCTCAGAACGGGGACCGCAAAGCCTAGGTACGCGAGAGCCTTCATTTGCAGGCGACGGAAGCGCGGATGATCCTGCGGCCCCCACTGTTGGTAGAGGTCGTTCTCACCAAAGCAGAGCACCGGCACAAGGTCTGCACCGGTGCGTAGTGCCATGCGACAAAAACCCCGCCGTTTCAGTATCAAGCGCATCGTCTTGGGGCAGGCCTCGAGTGCCTCTCGCGCCCCACCGACAATTATGGAGACGGCCCTGCCCATGCCTTCACCGTTGATCCCGCCGGTCATCAAAGTGTTAATAATGGACTCCTTTGAAACCGAGATCAGGCCCATGGCCATCAGATACTCGCGGTAGAACGGGGTCTTGAAGTTGCCGTGAAGAGTGCACACACTGTTTGTGATGCCGGGAAACTTCTCAGAGAAGCCGAGGGCCTCCGTGGCGAAGGAGGCAAAGGCACCATGCGAGATGATTCCGTGTGGATGAATCGCAAAAATGTACTTGCGGGTGGGGGGCAGGTCGGCTGTCTTGTGTAGCTTGACAGGGAAGTAATCGGCAAAGTACTTCCAGATGCGAGCCCTGCGGAGCCATTCTATGCGACGGTTTGTCTTCCCATCGGATCCAGCTCTCGACAGTCTGATGAATACGAGGTAGGCGATGATGATAGGCCAAAACAGGGGGAGCGTGCATAGGAAGCAGAAAAAGCTGAAAGTGATTCCCATGCCGAGGACGTGTAGCAGAACCACCAGGGTCTGCATCCGGCGATGAAAAGGGGTATCCAGGGGCGCCAGCCTCACTCTCCAGCGACTCCCACGGGTTGGCTCGAACTCGTCGTCAGCACCGGTCACTTCGTCCAGGTCGTCTTCGAAGCCAGCCGGCAACCAAGCGTTGGCACTGGTTACCGTGTCTGGCGCGTCGGCCTGGTTGCCTCGCCGCTGATTTGAGAATATC
Proteins encoded in this region:
- a CDS encoding zinc finger protein 740, with product MASDKGPVATEAAFATPPATQAAAAAAINAAELFASESGRSGSLKRAREVTPTSPASVAATLPNSDLSPSKIQRLGFAARHSPAPLTGALAVEEERLRREEEARHADAVSDNPSRRVLDTLRSATMEMSRAQDAPEAPATTVGQDAPADASHQVPIPALSPHKPDVPVDTSPQPQGANHNPNEGGAHLVVDSPAPMDVDQRNEQQAGGFVAQSDEQAPEKHTAYSYPGIQSPSAAMAAPPPPPRGMSLPMNTTQHADIAPRSPSSKKHKCPYCNTEFTRHHNLKSHLLTHSQEKPYMCNTCQMRFRRLHDLKRHSKLHTGEKPHVCPNCDRSFARGDALARHAKGVGGCASRRASMGSFGAGDGVDESAVHEGDDSMMSGVMYEANDTAMSEDDRRRLSMTTTIKPAHAAAGHTSDNFGHQSRPLARQGTAGGITESPKPLSPGSALAAQLGQDPAQNSQRSPSLTTHVAQQAYNRRQTDSSQAGVAAAAGGPINHQSGAHSRTSSGPSHVPSGGNGESSNNLFSTGDNTTIWSYIQSVDSKWEAAFKQMQDRMVVLEAAKAGSDAQVIFLENKFTQMEGKNAQLENQVAQLIEEVNNLRQRLAMPQQLAEELNALRPHISVSRDVHTPEAGQQQHNEVEQEQQHLEAIQQQQPEAQIPAQPQSVEEMDLAALKE
- a CDS encoding septation protein SUN4, whose amino-acid sequence is MKGLAHLTLAATLIAGVAEAQHANHHRHLHAKRDVAKRSPEVVVKYEQGPTETTYVIDGKTISADEAKAGLADGRYLVVGESEPVFSPPPPPAPKSTTQAAIFVEQKPTSSSSSSEAPKPTSTAPPSSNTSTPTGLDAPFPNGTIPCSSLPTEYGARPLDWLGIGGWASIMQPDEKKWTPGTMIATLHQTVSGGCTPNCFCSYACPNGYQKTQWPETSQGATGQSIGGLWCNAEGFLELTRPEVKTLCTAGAGGVFVQNNLPGTVAVCQTDYPGNEQMSIPLETLPGQKYTLTNPDAKKSYFWKGSPTSGQFYVNPLNVPVEDACVWTSPTNPDSAGNWAPVNMGVGKDVHGITYLSIFPNLPTSHAQLDFDIEITGDITAPCALKGGSYTGGGNGCTTAISKPGGQATIVFSKGS
- a CDS encoding diacylglycerol O-acyltransferase; translated protein: MPSEDRDNLARPGSLPTPEPSRRGSNTLVGSPRQGDGLQMLMDEFADDESSDTSWDIHETIRSRTQALAEKDHQGIFSNQRRGNQADAPDTVTSANAWLPAGFEDDLDEVTGADDEFEPTRGSRWRVRLAPLDTPFHRRMQTLVVLLHVLGMGITFSFFCFLCTLPLFWPIIIAYLVFIRLSRAGSDGKTNRRIEWLRRARIWKYFADYFPVKLHKTADLPPTRKYIFAIHPHGIISHGAFASFATEALGFSEKFPGITNSVCTLHGNFKTPFYREYLMAMGLISVSKESIINTLMTGGINGEGMGRAVSIIVGGAREALEACPKTMRLILKRRGFCRMALRTGADLVPVLCFGENDLYQQWGPQDHPRFRRLQMKALAYLGFAVPVLRGRGVFNYDFGVLPQRRPINVVVGEPIKVEQFRGSGNIEPRVEELWKLYCQKLQELYDQNKHVYFKDRQEDMRFVDSEEL